Proteins encoded within one genomic window of Cytophagales bacterium:
- the rsmI gene encoding 16S rRNA (cytidine(1402)-2'-O)-methyltransferase, which yields MAKLYVIATPIGNMEDISYRAVRLLNEIDVLACEDTRVTKKILTRYEVRLPMHVFSYHEHNEQRAITRIISHLENDEDVAICSDAGMPGISDPGYRLISRVIEEGHDLDVIPGPSSVHNALVQSGLPTSSYTFKGFIPRKDGQRQKFFEMELEQPHTLVFFESKHRIIKSLNQALAVYGDRYCAVCLELTKKFEQTTRGYIGDVIPKLEQSSIKGEITLVIAGNHPKFIRTDEKS from the coding sequence ATGGCCAAACTGTATGTAATTGCAACGCCTATTGGCAACATGGAAGACATCTCCTATCGGGCGGTCCGGCTGCTCAACGAAATCGATGTGTTGGCTTGTGAAGATACGAGAGTCACCAAAAAGATTTTGACGAGGTATGAGGTGCGACTCCCAATGCATGTTTTCTCCTACCATGAGCACAATGAGCAGCGCGCGATCACCCGGATCATTTCACATCTGGAAAATGATGAGGATGTAGCCATTTGTTCGGATGCGGGTATGCCGGGTATTAGTGATCCAGGATATAGACTGATCTCCAGGGTCATTGAAGAGGGGCATGATCTGGATGTCATTCCGGGGCCAAGCTCCGTGCACAATGCCCTGGTTCAGTCCGGATTGCCGACTTCCAGTTATACTTTCAAAGGATTTATCCCGAGAAAGGATGGCCAGCGTCAGAAGTTCTTCGAAATGGAATTGGAGCAACCACATACGTTGGTATTCTTCGAGTCGAAGCACCGAATCATTAAATCCCTGAACCAGGCACTGGCAGTATATGGAGATCGCTATTGTGCGGTTTGTCTGGAATTGACCAAGAAATTTGAGCAAACGACACGAGGCTACATCGGTGATGTTATTCCCAAATTGGAGCAGTCGAGCATCAAAGGAGAGATCACCCTAGTGATCGCAGGTAATCACCCTAAATTCATAAGGACGGATGAGAAGTCTTGA
- a CDS encoding LytTR family DNA-binding domain-containing protein produces the protein MQALIIEDERLSADRLKVLINKIDPEIQILEVLDSVSSARNWFRDNSPPDILFLDIQLNDGLGFDVLTELKIEIPVIFTTAYDNYAIKAFKFNSIDYLLKPIDESDLQHSIEKLRAQDRPAETASTPSVGQDFGQLKKILTGDFKKRFLVKLGDQYRSVNIEDVRYFHYHDGMTYLVANDGKKYPLDYTMDHIESLLHPLEFFRINRKLILSLSCIKEIHSYFNSRLLLRLSPELADEVIVSRDRVGDFKRWMDL, from the coding sequence ATGCAAGCACTGATCATTGAAGATGAGCGACTTTCGGCGGATCGACTCAAAGTACTGATCAATAAAATCGATCCTGAGATCCAAATCCTGGAAGTGCTGGATTCGGTGAGTAGCGCCAGGAATTGGTTCCGTGATAATAGCCCTCCTGATATTTTGTTTTTGGATATTCAGCTTAATGATGGCCTCGGCTTTGATGTGCTTACGGAGCTCAAAATTGAGATCCCTGTAATCTTCACGACGGCTTATGACAACTATGCTATTAAGGCCTTCAAATTCAATAGCATCGATTATTTACTGAAACCCATCGATGAATCAGACCTGCAACACAGCATTGAAAAGTTGCGCGCGCAAGACCGGCCGGCTGAAACAGCCAGTACGCCCAGTGTAGGGCAGGACTTTGGACAACTAAAGAAAATCCTGACCGGGGACTTTAAAAAACGATTCCTCGTCAAGCTGGGTGATCAATACCGATCTGTGAACATTGAAGACGTCAGGTATTTCCATTACCATGATGGTATGACTTATTTGGTGGCTAATGATGGTAAAAAATACCCCCTGGACTACACCATGGACCATATTGAATCCCTGCTACATCCGCTGGAGTTTTTTCGGATCAATAGAAAGCTGATACTCAGTCTGTCTTGTATTAAAGAAATCCATAGCTACTTCAACAGCAGACTGTTGCTTAGATTATCCCCGGAGTTGGCGGATGAGGTGATCGTAAGTCGAGACAGAGTTGGGGATTTCAAGCGCTGGATGGACTTGTGA
- a CDS encoding histidine kinase, whose translation MSPFKKYGIRVFISLLVYVFFHVNSTQAGETLFRFGGLDRVYIIYTVIMVLGIWEVFDFTLKRLNAQNKDLSNYRNLLHLILILTLVSIPMVLTSIYFSEYHIKPNFQNECVVYTSSFQNFIVMSFQGQVLGWLIIAGELFRIYHDQAKRQERDKALMQKELLQSQYVNLKNQVNPHFLFNSFSVLQSLIDTKPEEASKFLSRLSKMYRHILDNREESMSSVKKELEVLDLYIYLLKIRHEDSFDVTVDIAEEYRQSYIPTLSLQMLIENAVKHNQFSSREPLHVTLSVDQGYLVVKNKVKKKGAVESSTKLGLENIRSQYELQTKQSVIVTEDEQFFTVKLPILNTLRFT comes from the coding sequence ATGAGCCCCTTCAAGAAATACGGCATTCGCGTTTTCATATCCCTGCTTGTTTATGTGTTCTTTCATGTAAATAGTACCCAGGCAGGCGAAACGTTGTTTCGGTTTGGCGGATTAGATCGTGTTTACATCATTTACACGGTGATCATGGTGCTTGGCATCTGGGAGGTATTTGACTTTACGTTGAAACGCCTCAATGCGCAAAACAAGGACTTGAGTAATTACCGGAACCTTTTGCACCTGATCCTGATCCTTACACTCGTATCGATTCCTATGGTGCTGACGTCCATATACTTTTCGGAATACCATATCAAACCCAATTTTCAGAACGAATGTGTGGTTTACACCAGTAGTTTTCAAAACTTCATTGTGATGTCCTTTCAAGGGCAGGTGCTGGGATGGTTGATCATAGCCGGAGAATTGTTCAGGATCTATCATGATCAGGCCAAACGACAGGAACGCGATAAGGCGCTGATGCAAAAAGAGCTATTGCAAAGTCAGTATGTAAACCTCAAGAATCAGGTCAATCCACACTTTCTATTCAATAGTTTCAGTGTGCTACAAAGTCTGATTGATACCAAGCCGGAAGAAGCGAGTAAGTTCCTTTCCAGGCTCTCAAAGATGTATCGTCACATATTGGACAATCGCGAAGAGTCCATGAGTAGCGTCAAGAAAGAGTTGGAGGTGCTGGACCTCTACATCTATCTATTGAAGATACGTCATGAAGATAGTTTTGATGTGACGGTAGATATTGCCGAGGAATACCGACAGTCATATATACCTACACTTTCATTGCAAATGCTCATCGAAAATGCAGTGAAACACAATCAATTTTCCAGTCGTGAGCCACTTCACGTGACCTTGTCCGTTGATCAGGGCTATCTGGTGGTGAAAAACAAGGTGAAAAAGAAAGGTGCGGTAGAATCTTCCACAAAACTCGGTCTGGAAAATATCCGTAGCCAGTATGAACTTCAGACCAAGCAATCAGTGATTGTGACAGAAGATGAGCAATTCTTCACGGTGAAACTCCCGATATTAAATACGCTACGATTTACCTAG
- a CDS encoding amidohydrolase family protein encodes MRKSLLFLFIILSFSSFSQRTLIHVGKLIDGTNNRILEERTIIIEGSNITSVDRGYTSPEEGDVTIDLKSMTVTPGLIDMHVHIEGETSPDRYLKRFTQNEADVAYDALTYAKKTLMSGVTTVRDMGGSGVNIALRNAINRGKVDGPRILTAGKALSITGGHADPTNGHRRDLMGDPGPKEGVVNSIEDAKKAVRWRYKNGADWIKITATGGVLSVAKDGLGPHFKEDEIGAIVSAAKDLGFSVAAHAHGTEGMKRAVRAGVKTIEHGTFMDEEIMELMIKNNCYYIPTISAGKYVVGKANQPGYFPSIVAAKAKAIGPQIQSTFQKAYAKGVPIGFGTDAAVFPHGDNWKELKYMNEAGMPIMEAIQAATSVNAKILEMEDQIGSIQKGMQADIIAIDGDPLEDIDAFGRVVFVMKAGKVYKSEL; translated from the coding sequence ATGAGGAAGTCTCTTTTATTCCTTTTTATAATCTTGTCTTTTTCATCTTTTTCGCAGCGCACCCTCATTCATGTCGGTAAGCTAATTGATGGAACTAACAATCGAATTCTTGAAGAAAGAACCATCATTATTGAAGGTTCGAATATTACATCCGTTGATCGGGGATACACCAGTCCTGAAGAAGGTGATGTCACGATCGATCTGAAATCCATGACCGTGACTCCAGGCTTGATCGACATGCATGTGCACATCGAAGGGGAGACCAGTCCGGACAGATATTTGAAACGATTCACTCAAAATGAAGCAGACGTAGCGTATGATGCCTTGACGTATGCGAAAAAGACCCTGATGTCCGGGGTAACGACGGTTCGGGATATGGGAGGAAGCGGTGTAAACATTGCGTTGCGTAATGCGATCAATCGGGGTAAGGTAGACGGTCCCCGGATCTTAACCGCCGGAAAGGCCTTGTCCATCACAGGAGGGCACGCAGACCCGACCAATGGCCACCGAAGAGACCTGATGGGAGATCCGGGCCCTAAAGAAGGAGTGGTCAACAGCATAGAAGATGCCAAAAAGGCGGTGAGATGGCGGTACAAAAACGGTGCGGATTGGATCAAGATCACAGCTACTGGCGGGGTTTTGAGTGTGGCCAAGGATGGATTGGGCCCTCACTTCAAAGAAGATGAAATTGGAGCCATCGTAAGTGCAGCTAAAGACCTGGGCTTTTCTGTAGCTGCTCACGCACATGGTACAGAAGGTATGAAACGCGCGGTTCGAGCAGGGGTGAAAACCATTGAGCATGGGACCTTCATGGATGAAGAAATCATGGAATTAATGATCAAAAACAATTGCTATTATATTCCAACTATTTCGGCAGGAAAGTACGTCGTTGGTAAAGCAAATCAGCCGGGTTACTTCCCATCTATCGTAGCTGCGAAAGCGAAGGCAATTGGGCCACAGATCCAGTCCACATTTCAGAAGGCTTACGCCAAGGGGGTGCCAATTGGATTTGGTACTGATGCGGCAGTCTTTCCTCATGGCGATAACTGGAAGGAATTGAAGTACATGAACGAAGCCGGGATGCCGATCATGGAAGCCATTCAGGCGGCCACGTCCGTCAATGCGAAAATCCTCGAAATGGAAGATCAGATCGGGAGCATTCAAAAGGGAATGCAAGCCGACATCATCGCAATTGATGGAGACCCACTGGAGGACATTGATGCCTTCGGTCGGGTGGTTTTCGTGATGAAAGCTGGAAAAGTGTACAAAAGCGAATTGTAA
- a CDS encoding nuclear transport factor 2 family protein, with protein MKTLLTFFLITCSFVLLAQTPETAIKEAMAEQERCWNAGDLDCFMKSYWQSEELVFIGSKGLTYGWQQTLDNYKASYPDKAAMGTLKFTLEIIEPLSDDYWFVVGKWQLTRENDIPSGHFSLIWRNLDGEWVIVADHSS; from the coding sequence ATGAAGACCCTGCTGACTTTTTTCTTAATTACCTGTTCATTTGTTCTATTGGCTCAAACTCCCGAAACAGCCATCAAGGAAGCCATGGCTGAGCAGGAACGATGTTGGAACGCCGGTGATCTGGATTGCTTTATGAAGAGCTACTGGCAAAGTGAAGAACTCGTATTCATCGGTAGTAAAGGGCTCACTTATGGTTGGCAACAAACATTGGATAACTACAAGGCGTCCTATCCTGACAAAGCAGCCATGGGAACATTGAAATTTACCCTGGAAATCATTGAGCCTTTGAGTGATGATTATTGGTTTGTGGTAGGGAAGTGGCAATTGACAAGAGAAAACGACATACCAAGCGGTCATTTTTCACTGATCTGGAGAAACCTCGATGGTGAATGGGTAATCGTCGCAGACCATAGTTCCTGA
- a CDS encoding glycosyltransferase family A protein, with product MSAIKISVVIPTYNRLELLKGQINALMSQTLAEAQYEVLVVNDGSGDGTKEYLDHILDFYDNLKVFHQENGGPAKARNTALRVASGPIIAFTDDDCVVERNWLETILAGWNESIVGMQGATYTDRESVTPLTHQIDNLTGHNSVPTCNAAYSKGALMFIDGFDESFPSPHNEDADVSWRIQQIGKVVFCKEMRVYHPPRRDTFRKVSRRMKIMESEFTLYQKSPALYKKYRDRDPLSHIYGEVFFQHLGYHFLAKVKLWKKPVLMLQGIALSMIWWLDLLVKFPSYLRMSRFVSK from the coding sequence ATGAGTGCGATCAAAATATCAGTAGTCATTCCTACTTATAATCGGCTGGAACTTTTGAAGGGCCAGATAAATGCATTAATGAGCCAGACCCTGGCTGAAGCGCAATATGAAGTGCTTGTAGTGAATGACGGCTCTGGTGATGGGACGAAGGAATACCTGGATCATATTCTGGATTTTTACGACAATTTGAAGGTATTCCATCAAGAAAATGGAGGTCCGGCAAAGGCCAGAAATACGGCACTTAGGGTCGCTTCGGGGCCTATCATTGCCTTTACAGATGACGATTGTGTGGTAGAAAGAAACTGGTTGGAAACAATCCTGGCAGGATGGAATGAATCTATCGTAGGGATGCAAGGTGCTACTTATACGGATCGCGAAAGCGTCACGCCACTGACCCATCAGATCGATAATTTGACTGGCCACAATTCCGTTCCTACTTGCAACGCAGCATATTCAAAAGGAGCACTGATGTTCATTGATGGATTCGATGAATCTTTCCCTTCACCTCACAATGAAGACGCAGATGTGAGCTGGCGGATACAGCAAATTGGTAAAGTGGTCTTCTGTAAGGAAATGCGCGTTTATCACCCGCCAAGGAGAGACACGTTTCGAAAAGTGTCTCGTCGCATGAAGATCATGGAAAGTGAGTTTACACTTTATCAAAAAAGTCCGGCCCTGTACAAGAAGTATAGGGATAGAGATCCTTTGTCTCATATCTACGGGGAGGTGTTTTTTCAGCACCTGGGCTATCATTTTCTTGCCAAGGTCAAGCTTTGGAAAAAGCCGGTCTTGATGTTGCAAGGCATAGCCCTTTCTATGATCTGGTGGCTGGACCTGTTGGTGAAATTTCCTTCCTACCTGAGAATGAGTCGTTTCGTGTCGAAGTAA
- a CDS encoding O-antigen ligase family protein, whose protein sequence is MINSNIRSHDSLASETWEKSLVGRLVDYCRGQSTISGWFMIILLGLITLIVTLGVYKLGLLGAILFAGVVVVGPLVFTALWKTQVGIYIMVIASFFLSVALRLVPNIPVGIGLDLMILIMVSGNIYKMQYERNWTGLKSPLTVILMIWVVYNLAQVANPYAASRVAWFYVIRPAVGYLMLYFLVWQAMVTSKDSRRLFNFVLFLSAIAGLWGIYQGLFGYFGWEMSHVIRTDTIHLVFNNGRWRAFGPIGSPAQYGIIMAAMCCLSLNTAFGSREVRSKVIYLLIGCICLLAMVFSGTRSSFIIIPIYYFIKVVISRNRKLWVSLVFAGMALGAVAKMPTSNYHILRIQSVFKASEDKSYQIRANNRKMITPWIMKHPIGGGLGSTGVWGQRFSPGTFLANFPPDSGVIRVAVELGWIGLIIFLLIYFIAFLKGVMAYWRMPDSPQKAQVAGMLCMLPPLGVVEIGQEVAGVFPMSLLFWVLLGLLFVNIRHSKNQSSKQAQES, encoded by the coding sequence ATGATCAATTCCAACATCCGGTCACATGATTCGCTAGCTAGTGAAACCTGGGAAAAGTCCCTTGTTGGAAGGTTGGTGGATTATTGTCGGGGGCAATCCACCATAAGCGGATGGTTCATGATCATTTTACTGGGTTTGATTACCCTTATTGTCACGCTAGGAGTGTACAAGTTAGGACTTCTGGGCGCGATCCTGTTCGCAGGAGTTGTGGTGGTTGGCCCCCTTGTTTTTACGGCTCTTTGGAAGACTCAGGTTGGGATATATATCATGGTCATCGCTTCATTTTTCCTGAGTGTGGCCCTCCGGCTGGTACCCAATATTCCTGTGGGGATAGGCTTAGACCTGATGATTCTGATCATGGTTAGTGGTAACATCTATAAGATGCAATACGAAAGAAATTGGACAGGCTTGAAAAGTCCACTCACGGTTATCCTTATGATCTGGGTGGTGTATAACCTGGCTCAAGTTGCAAACCCTTATGCCGCCTCCAGGGTAGCCTGGTTTTATGTGATCCGGCCAGCAGTCGGATACCTGATGCTCTACTTTTTAGTATGGCAGGCCATGGTAACTTCAAAAGATAGCAGGCGCTTATTCAACTTTGTGCTATTCCTGAGCGCCATTGCTGGTCTGTGGGGTATTTATCAAGGATTGTTTGGGTATTTCGGCTGGGAAATGAGCCATGTGATCCGTACGGATACCATTCATCTGGTATTCAATAATGGTCGTTGGCGAGCATTTGGACCAATCGGTAGCCCTGCTCAATATGGAATCATTATGGCGGCGATGTGCTGTTTGAGTCTGAATACCGCCTTCGGATCCAGGGAGGTAAGATCGAAAGTGATCTACCTGCTGATTGGGTGTATCTGTCTCCTGGCAATGGTCTTTTCCGGTACAAGGTCTTCCTTCATCATCATTCCCATCTACTACTTCATCAAAGTAGTGATCAGCCGAAACCGGAAGCTGTGGGTCAGCCTGGTATTCGCAGGTATGGCATTGGGGGCTGTAGCGAAGATGCCTACGAGTAACTACCACATCTTGAGGATCCAATCGGTCTTTAAAGCTTCTGAAGATAAGTCTTACCAGATCCGAGCGAACAATCGAAAAATGATCACACCCTGGATCATGAAGCATCCCATCGGTGGAGGATTAGGAAGTACAGGAGTCTGGGGTCAACGATTTTCACCGGGTACCTTCCTGGCCAATTTTCCTCCGGATTCGGGGGTCATTCGCGTAGCGGTTGAGCTCGGGTGGATTGGTCTGATCATCTTCCTGCTCATTTATTTCATAGCATTCCTGAAAGGAGTAATGGCTTATTGGCGGATGCCGGATAGTCCCCAGAAAGCGCAAGTGGCTGGAATGCTCTGTATGCTTCCGCCACTGGGGGTTGTGGAAATAGGGCAAGAGGTTGCGGGGGTCTTTCCGATGAGTCTGTTGTTCTGGGTGCTGCTCGGACTACTATTCGTCAATATTCGACATTCAAAAAATCAATCATCTAAACAAGCACAAGAATCATGA
- a CDS encoding type II toxin-antitoxin system Phd/YefM family antitoxin has product MISIDFSKFAENLKTYLDSVEKKQQTIFIKRNSGKGAVMMSLEEYNSMVETLHLLSSKKNADRLYESMDQVKAGKIDTLGWTSKY; this is encoded by the coding sequence ATGATCTCCATTGATTTTTCCAAGTTTGCAGAAAACCTCAAAACATACCTGGATTCTGTTGAAAAGAAGCAACAGACAATCTTTATCAAAAGAAATTCGGGTAAAGGAGCCGTAATGATGTCTTTGGAAGAATACAATTCAATGGTGGAAACGTTACACCTACTTAGTTCCAAGAAGAATGCAGACAGACTTTATGAATCTATGGATCAAGTAAAAGCAGGGAAGATTGATACTC